From the genome of Symphalangus syndactylus isolate Jambi chromosome 5, NHGRI_mSymSyn1-v2.1_pri, whole genome shotgun sequence, one region includes:
- the LOC129483559 gene encoding basic proline-rich protein-like: protein MKPRDRAESRARARRRPDAGSGSGPRFPARLPRQLTWLPRALRPRSPGRPAPHSAPHSAPAGPALPPQLARPPRPLPPSARAFLPFPRVGPRATAACGARDPSPPEDGRLHLRTRLPCCLRRSVPLQLPKPPARATEGSRNAPGPFFWPTAVTPSDPPVPPCGGAAVWRLQPPSLVPGGEGRAAFLSPRRKGSQLQSRQPSGLHPLRCDAQTNWGGEKGRKTRFGNTTLSLELHITSPHLILTRPVGRVVILGLEMRKPRLGEMKHCAATERLLCNEAKANIFS, encoded by the coding sequence atgaagccaCGTGACAGAGCTGAAAGCCGGGCCCGAGCGCGCCGCAGACCGGATGCGGGAAGTGGTTCGGGGCCCCGTTTCCCCGCCCGGCTCCCGCGTCAGCTGACCTGGCTTCCGCGGGCCCTGCGCCCTCGCTCTCCCGGCCGCCCCGCGCCCCACTCCGCGCCCCACTCCGCGCCCGCCGGCCCGGCCCTCCCTCCGCAGCTAGCCCGGCCTCCGCGGCCTCTTCCGCCCAGCGCCCGGGCGTTCCTGCCATTCCCCCGGGTCGGCCCGCGGGCTACGGCCGCCTGCGGAGCACGGGACCCTTCACCTCCCGAGGACGGGCGCCTTCACCTCCGGACCCGGCTCCCCTGCTGCCTGCGCCGCTCCGTCCCCCTGCAGCTGCCCAAGCCCCCAGCAAGGGCCACCGAGGGCTCCAGGAACGCCCCAGGCCCGTTCTTCTGGCCCACGGCTGTGACCCCCAGTGACCCTCCTGTCCCGCCCTGCGGCGGCGCGGCCGTCTGGAGACTGCAGCCTCCCAGCCTCGTGccgggtggggaggggagggcggcGTTCCTGAGTCCGCGGAGGAAGGGGTCGCAGCTGCAGTCGCGCCAGCCCTCGGGCCTGCATCCGCTCCGCTGCGACGCGCAAACAaactggggaggggagaagggaagaaagaccCGATTCGGGAACACGACTTTGTCCCTGGAACTGCACATCACGTCccctcacttaatcctcacaagacCTGTGGGGCGTGTCGTCATTTTAGGGCtggagatgaggaaaccgaggctcggAGAGATGAAGCATTGTGCGGCCACTGAGCGGCTGCTTTGCAACGAAGCCAAAGCCAACATTTTTTCTTAG